One stretch of Pseudomonadota bacterium DNA includes these proteins:
- a CDS encoding inorganic pyrophosphatase, protein MPNVPLYRAHPWHGVSIGDDAPTVVTCYIEIVPTDTVKFEMDKASGILRVDRPQKYSNHCPTLYGFIPQTLCGDGVGALCAKALRKKKIQGDKDPLDVCILTDRPILHGDILIRARPIGGIRLIDNSEADDKIIAVLEGDDVYGEITELADAPQGIIDRLRHYFLTYKEIPGKQGSPRIKIASFYDRKTAYGVIKQSRQDYRANYSPPGS, encoded by the coding sequence ATGCCGAATGTACCATTGTATAGAGCCCATCCATGGCACGGAGTTTCGATCGGCGATGACGCCCCAACGGTCGTCACCTGCTACATCGAGATCGTACCAACCGATACCGTAAAATTTGAAATGGACAAGGCCTCCGGTATTCTGCGGGTCGACAGACCACAAAAATATTCCAATCACTGTCCAACCCTGTACGGTTTTATTCCGCAAACCCTGTGCGGAGATGGTGTCGGAGCCTTATGCGCCAAGGCGCTGCGTAAGAAAAAGATCCAGGGTGATAAAGACCCTCTGGATGTCTGTATCCTGACCGATCGACCCATTCTACATGGAGATATCCTCATACGAGCCCGTCCTATCGGGGGCATAAGACTTATAGATAACTCAGAGGCCGATGATAAGATCATCGCCGTATTGGAGGGTGATGATGTGTACGGCGAGATAACGGAGCTCGCAGATGCCCCTCAGGGTATTATCGATCGACTGCGCCACTATTTCCTAACCTACAAAGAGATCCCGGGTAAACAGGGGTCACCCCGCATCAAAATAGCATCATTCTACGATAGAAAAACCGCCTACGGTGTAATCAAACAAAGTAGGCAGGACTACCGCGCGAACTATTCTCCTCCAGGATCGTGA
- a CDS encoding deoxyribonuclease IV has protein sequence MKRYFGAHVSAAGGLANSVAAAVALNVNTIQVHPSPPQRWNSTPFAPGIEDLFLAAKDGSCLEKVFFHAIYLINLASPDPQKFNLAKLSLVNDLDFSARIGGSGVIFHVGSMKDQPDESEGYDRVVSGINWVMERAPKDSRLILEVAAGSGSVIGDRIEELSLIYSQLDNKEQVGFGLDTQHMWASGYDIVTDLESVIENIERELSLDKVWSVHLNDSKTELASRKDRHENIGDGLIGNETLRRVFMHPKLAHIPFILETPALGSPEGALVEVEKLRSFIG, from the coding sequence ATGAAGAGATATTTCGGGGCGCACGTATCGGCGGCTGGCGGGCTTGCGAACTCAGTTGCGGCAGCGGTAGCGCTTAATGTTAACACGATTCAGGTCCACCCCTCACCACCGCAACGTTGGAACAGCACCCCATTTGCCCCAGGAATTGAGGATCTTTTTCTTGCGGCAAAGGATGGCTCCTGCCTTGAAAAGGTATTCTTCCACGCTATTTATCTGATTAATCTGGCCTCGCCAGATCCGCAGAAATTTAACCTCGCTAAGCTTTCGCTAGTTAACGACCTTGATTTCAGCGCTCGCATCGGAGGAAGTGGTGTAATCTTTCACGTAGGGAGTATGAAGGATCAGCCCGATGAGTCAGAGGGCTACGACCGGGTGGTATCTGGTATTAACTGGGTGATGGAGCGCGCTCCAAAGGACTCACGCCTAATCCTTGAGGTGGCTGCCGGCTCAGGTAGCGTGATCGGAGACCGGATTGAGGAGCTGTCACTAATCTACTCGCAGCTCGATAACAAGGAGCAGGTTGGATTTGGCCTTGATACTCAACATATGTGGGCATCTGGGTACGATATCGTCACAGATCTAGAGTCAGTTATCGAAAACATTGAGCGGGAGCTCTCCCTCGACAAGGTCTGGTCGGTACACCTTAATGACAGCAAGACCGAGTTAGCGAGCAGAAAGGATCGCCACGAGAATATCGGTGATGGGCTAATCGGTAATGAGACACTTAGGCGGGTATTTATGCACCCCAAGCTCGCTCATATTCCCTTTATCCTTGAGACCCCTGCCCTTGGCAGCCCAGAGGGAGCGCTAGTCGAGGTCGAAAAATTACGCAGCTTTATTGGTTAA